From the Salvelinus alpinus chromosome 32, SLU_Salpinus.1, whole genome shotgun sequence genome, one window contains:
- the LOC139562542 gene encoding transcription factor LBX1-like, producing the protein MTSKDPMVMEDRRRNALDQLPPPANSNKPLTPFSIEDILNKPSVKRSYSSCGTAHLLSSSEKLSSSGHSLSSRALFTQTSPLCALEELASKTFKGLEVSVLQAAEGRDGTTLFGSRNNPKKRRKSRTAFTNHQIYELEKRFLYQKYLSPADRDQIAQQLGLTNAQVITWFQNRRAKLKRDLEEMKADVESAKAVGTVSFEKMAKLAELEKCAANGALGPNRSESPSLSNHERNTSNKLLLSSPSSPYTDHTSSKGCSEDEEIDVDD; encoded by the exons ATGACCTCCAAAGATCCCATGGTTATGGAGGACCGAAGACGCAATGCGCTGGACCAGCTTCCGCCGCCGGCCAACTCCAACAAGCCCCTGACGCCATTCAGTATAGAGGACATCCTGAACAAGCCCTCGGTAAAGAGAAGTTATTCCAGCTGCGGGACCGCGCACCTGCTCTCCTCCAGCGAGAAGCTGTCCTCTTCAGGGCATAGCCTGTCCAGCCGGGCCCTTTTCACCCAAACCTCCCCGCTCTGCGCTCTGGAGGAGCTCGCCAGTAAAACCTTCAAAGGGCTCGAAGTCAGTGTTCTTCAAGCGGCGGAAG GCCGAGACGGCACGACACTATTCGGTTCGCGGAATAACCCCAAAAAGCGCCGGAAGTCTCGTACGGCCTTCACCAACCACCAGATCTACGAGTTGGAAAAGCGCTTCCTTTACCAGAAGTACCTGAGTCCAGCTGACCGCGACCAGATAGCACAGCAGCTCGGCCTCACCAACGCGCAGGTCATCACCTGGTTCCAAAACCGGCGCGCCAAGCTCAAACGCGACCTGGAGGAGATGAAGGCGGACGTGGAGTCGGCCAAAGCCGTGGGAACCGTGTCGTTTGAGAAGATGGCCAAACTAGCCGAACTGGAGAAATGCGCAGCTAACGGGGCGCTGGGCCCTAACAGATCTGAGTCACCCTCGCTATCGAACCATGAGCGCAACACCTCGAACAAGCTCTTATTGTCCTCCCCTTCGTCGCCATATACAGACCATACTAGCAGCAAGGGCTGCTCCGAGGATGAGGAGATTGACGTGGATGACTGA
- the tlx1 gene encoding T-cell leukemia homeobox protein 1 isoform X1 translates to MDHIGAHLQHIHAEPISFGIDQILNNVDQSCMLGGRMPEPDYGLGCVVSTAYNTMTSNFPGNNSGYNGNACGVANLSGTYNMNMGMNVSGNNVNAAGVIRVPAHRPLNSGHSSIPCGMSTMPGSINSLTGFTFPWMESNRRYTKDRFTVALSPLTVTRRVGHPYQNRTPPKKKKPRTSFTRLQICELEKRFHRQKYLASAERAALAKALKMTDAQVKTWFQNRRTKWRRQTAEEREAERQQANRILMQLQQEAFQKTINQPANPDPLCLHNSSLFALQNLQPWTENTAKISSVSACE, encoded by the exons ATGGATCATATTGGAGCGCATCTCCAGCACATTCACGCGGAGCCCATCAGCTTTGGGATCGACCAAATCCTTAACAATGTGGACCAAAGCTGCATGCTCGGCGGTCGGATGCCCGAGCCGGACTATGGCCTCGGCTGCGTCGTCAGCACTGCCTACAACACCATGACTAGTAACTTCCCCGGCAACAACTCTGGATATAACGGCAACGCATGTGGGGTCGCCAATCTGAGCGGCACCTATAACATGAACATGGGGATGAACGTCAGTGGGAATAACGTTAACGCAGCTGGAGTCATCCGTGTGCCCGCGCACCGACCTCTGAACAGTGGACACTCGTCCATCCCCTGCGGCATGTCCACGATGCCAGGCTCGATTAACAGCCTGACGGGATTTACATTCCCCTGGATGGAGAGCAACAGAAGATACACCAAAGACAGGTTCACAG TGGCGCTCTCACCCCTCACTGTAACACGTCGTGTAGGTCACCCGTACCAGAACCGGACGCCCCCCAAGAAGAAAAAGCCCCGGACGTCTTTTACTCGCCTGCAGATCTGCGAGCTGGAGAAACGCTTTCACCGACAGAAGTACCTGGCTTCGGCAGAGCGAGCGGCTTTGGCCAAGGCCCTCAAGATGACTGACGCACAAGTCAAAACATGGTTCCAGAACAGAAGAACAAAATGGAG GCGGCAGACAGCtgaggagagagaagcagagcGACAGCAGGCCAACCGGATCCTCATGCAACTCCAACAGGAGGCTTTTCAGAAAACGATAAACCAACCGGCAAACCCGGACCCGCTCTGCCTGCATAACAGCTCCCTGTTCGCGCTTCAGAACCTCCAGCCATGGACTGAGAACACCGCCAAAATCAGCAGCGTGTCCGCCTGCGAATAA
- the tlx1 gene encoding T-cell leukemia homeobox protein 1 isoform X2: MDHIGAHLQHIHAEPISFGIDQILNNVDQSCMLGGRMPEPDYGLGCVVSTAYNTMTSNFPGNNSGYNGNACGVANLSGTYNMNMGMNVSGNNVNAAGVIRVPAHRPLNSGHSSIPCGMSTMPGSINSLTGFTFPWMESNRRYTKDRFTGHPYQNRTPPKKKKPRTSFTRLQICELEKRFHRQKYLASAERAALAKALKMTDAQVKTWFQNRRTKWRRQTAEEREAERQQANRILMQLQQEAFQKTINQPANPDPLCLHNSSLFALQNLQPWTENTAKISSVSACE; the protein is encoded by the exons ATGGATCATATTGGAGCGCATCTCCAGCACATTCACGCGGAGCCCATCAGCTTTGGGATCGACCAAATCCTTAACAATGTGGACCAAAGCTGCATGCTCGGCGGTCGGATGCCCGAGCCGGACTATGGCCTCGGCTGCGTCGTCAGCACTGCCTACAACACCATGACTAGTAACTTCCCCGGCAACAACTCTGGATATAACGGCAACGCATGTGGGGTCGCCAATCTGAGCGGCACCTATAACATGAACATGGGGATGAACGTCAGTGGGAATAACGTTAACGCAGCTGGAGTCATCCGTGTGCCCGCGCACCGACCTCTGAACAGTGGACACTCGTCCATCCCCTGCGGCATGTCCACGATGCCAGGCTCGATTAACAGCCTGACGGGATTTACATTCCCCTGGATGGAGAGCAACAGAAGATACACCAAAGACAGGTTCACAG GTCACCCGTACCAGAACCGGACGCCCCCCAAGAAGAAAAAGCCCCGGACGTCTTTTACTCGCCTGCAGATCTGCGAGCTGGAGAAACGCTTTCACCGACAGAAGTACCTGGCTTCGGCAGAGCGAGCGGCTTTGGCCAAGGCCCTCAAGATGACTGACGCACAAGTCAAAACATGGTTCCAGAACAGAAGAACAAAATGGAG GCGGCAGACAGCtgaggagagagaagcagagcGACAGCAGGCCAACCGGATCCTCATGCAACTCCAACAGGAGGCTTTTCAGAAAACGATAAACCAACCGGCAAACCCGGACCCGCTCTGCCTGCATAACAGCTCCCTGTTCGCGCTTCAGAACCTCCAGCCATGGACTGAGAACACCGCCAAAATCAGCAGCGTGTCCGCCTGCGAATAA